A genome region from Pseudomonas sp. S06B 330 includes the following:
- the pdxR gene encoding MocR-like pyridoxine biosynthesis transcription factor PdxR, whose protein sequence is MKSPAGLLFSGIELDRDSTTPLYRQLYLQIRKQILTGRLKGGIRLPSTRTLSQELSLSRITLLNAFDQLIAEGFLVSRTGAGTFVGDEWERSASVEPQPAVPPTLSDLSQTMLSLRSDHFRGVSYAHCGADTPTSFLPSHGAFEAFPQVVWRRLLNRHAQKPSKALLGYGELQGLIELRQAIAEYVFDARGIDCSAQQVVIVSGAQQAFNLLAMLLLNPDDPVWMEDPGHIAARIAFQAHGCQVIPVRIDDQGINVQQGIADCPDARLVFTTPSRQHPLGVTLSHGRRLELIDWAAANQRWIIEDDCDSELRYNGRQLPALYAMDQHDRVIYVGTFSKVLFPSLRLGYVILPNALVEPFCTMRAVMDRSPPTLLQAVTAEFMSEGHFIGHIRRMRALYQARQQCLVDVLQRRLGDFLRITPVDAGMHLIAWLPPQLDDQEVARQLAVHGVHTYALSDYCLQRYLPPALLIGFAGTAQEQAEQKVDALVQALRAMGLLSK, encoded by the coding sequence ATGAAGTCCCCAGCCGGTTTGCTGTTTTCAGGTATTGAGCTGGATCGCGACAGTACCACCCCGCTTTATCGCCAGCTGTACTTGCAGATTCGCAAGCAGATTCTCACTGGGCGCCTCAAAGGGGGAATTCGTCTACCCTCAACGCGTACCCTCAGCCAGGAACTGAGCCTCTCGCGCATTACCCTGCTCAATGCCTTCGACCAGCTGATTGCCGAGGGTTTTCTGGTGTCGCGTACAGGCGCTGGCACCTTCGTGGGCGATGAATGGGAGCGCTCGGCCAGTGTCGAACCGCAGCCAGCGGTGCCACCAACGCTGTCGGACCTCAGTCAAACCATGCTGTCACTGCGCAGCGATCACTTTCGCGGGGTGTCCTATGCGCATTGCGGCGCCGACACGCCCACGTCGTTCTTGCCTAGCCATGGCGCGTTTGAAGCCTTTCCTCAAGTGGTATGGCGGCGCTTGCTCAACCGTCACGCGCAAAAGCCGAGCAAGGCCCTGCTCGGTTATGGCGAACTGCAAGGGTTGATCGAGCTGCGCCAGGCCATTGCCGAGTACGTCTTCGACGCCCGTGGCATCGACTGCTCCGCACAACAGGTAGTGATCGTCTCCGGAGCGCAACAAGCCTTCAACCTGCTGGCGATGCTGCTGCTCAATCCGGATGATCCGGTGTGGATGGAAGATCCCGGCCACATTGCCGCGCGGATTGCCTTCCAGGCCCACGGTTGCCAGGTGATACCGGTACGGATCGACGACCAGGGCATCAACGTCCAGCAAGGCATTGCTGACTGCCCGGATGCCCGCCTGGTGTTCACCACCCCCTCGCGTCAGCACCCCTTGGGGGTGACCCTCAGCCATGGCCGGCGCCTTGAACTGATCGACTGGGCAGCAGCCAACCAGCGCTGGATCATCGAAGACGATTGCGACAGTGAGCTGCGCTATAACGGTCGGCAATTGCCGGCGTTGTACGCCATGGACCAGCACGACCGGGTGATCTATGTCGGTACCTTCAGCAAGGTCCTGTTCCCGTCCCTGCGCCTGGGCTACGTGATTCTGCCCAATGCCCTGGTCGAGCCGTTCTGCACCATGCGCGCAGTGATGGACCGCAGCCCGCCGACCCTGCTGCAGGCGGTTACTGCCGAGTTTATGAGTGAAGGCCACTTCATCGGCCATATTCGCCGTATGCGAGCACTCTACCAGGCACGTCAGCAATGCCTGGTCGACGTGCTGCAACGACGCCTCGGCGATTTTTTACGGATCACCCCGGTGGATGCTGGCATGCACCTGATTGCCTGGCTGCCACCACAACTCGATGATCAGGAAGTGGCCCGGCAACTGGCGGTGCACGGCGTACACACCTACGCATTGAGCGACTACTGCCTGCAACGTTACCTGCCGCCAGCGTTGCTGATTGGCTTTGCCGGTACCGCGCAGGAACAGGCCGAGCAGAAAGTCGACGCCCTGGTCCAGGCGTTGCGGGCGATGGGGCTTTTATCCAAGTGA
- a CDS encoding quinone oxidoreductase family protein: MSKVVRFYESGGPEVLRYEDAEVGDPGPGQVRLRQVAVGLNYADTYFRNGTYPIPLPNGIGVEAAGVVQAVGEGVTNVVVGDRVTYTGFINTLGAYCDERLIGAAALIKLPETIAFETAAAMTMRGLTSAYLMRRLYDFKPGDTVLLHAAAGGVGLIVSQWAKLLGVNVIGTVSTDAKAEVARAHGCTHTINYSHEDVASRVRELTDGVGVNVVFDSVGKTTFMASLDSLKRRGLMVCVGTASGTIPPFDPQLLAMKGSLFMTRPALADYIADPAEKADLAGELFDHVGSGRIKIEINQHYALQDAVQAHRDLEARKTTGSSIFVI, encoded by the coding sequence ATGTCCAAAGTCGTACGTTTCTATGAAAGCGGTGGTCCTGAGGTCTTGCGTTATGAGGATGCCGAAGTCGGTGACCCAGGCCCGGGCCAGGTCCGCCTGCGCCAGGTTGCAGTTGGCCTGAACTACGCTGACACCTATTTCCGCAACGGCACTTACCCGATCCCGCTGCCCAACGGCATCGGTGTTGAGGCAGCCGGGGTGGTCCAGGCTGTGGGGGAGGGGGTGACCAACGTCGTGGTTGGCGACCGTGTGACCTACACCGGTTTTATCAACACGCTGGGGGCTTATTGCGACGAACGCCTGATCGGCGCCGCCGCACTGATCAAACTGCCGGAAACCATCGCTTTCGAAACCGCAGCGGCGATGACCATGCGCGGTCTGACCTCGGCCTACCTGATGCGCCGCCTGTATGACTTCAAGCCCGGTGACACGGTATTGCTGCACGCCGCTGCCGGTGGCGTTGGCCTGATCGTTTCGCAGTGGGCCAAGCTGCTCGGCGTCAACGTGATCGGTACGGTCTCCACTGACGCGAAGGCTGAAGTGGCTCGCGCCCATGGTTGCACCCACACCATCAACTACAGCCATGAAGATGTGGCCTCGCGGGTGCGTGAGTTGACCGACGGCGTTGGTGTCAATGTGGTGTTCGACAGTGTTGGCAAGACTACCTTCATGGCGTCGCTCGACTCGCTCAAGCGTCGTGGCCTGATGGTTTGCGTTGGTACCGCCTCCGGCACCATCCCGCCGTTCGATCCGCAGCTGCTGGCCATGAAAGGTTCGCTGTTCATGACCCGCCCGGCGCTGGCCGACTATATCGCCGACCCGGCGGAGAAGGCCGATCTTGCCGGTGAGCTGTTCGATCACGTCGGCAGTGGCCGAATCAAGATCGAGATCAACCAGCACTACGCCCTGCAGGATGCTGTTCAGGCCCACCGTGACCTGGAAGCGCGCAAAACCACCGGTTCGTCAATCTTCGTCATCTGA
- a CDS encoding sugar phosphate isomerase/epimerase family protein, whose translation MKALQERFATLLNHNADGAPAPLLTRELATRLLQRLDQARLFAHAYPLLTNLTYGGLTPFDLLDFAYRHELAGLSLHMLDGEHNSLSQMDAAQLHAFAAKARALQLDVHLEISSTLKADVDAAIAVAKAIGTRNIRVYSRYEGQLSQVMDRISGDLLYLGQQADAHDLHFDFEQHEELKSDEIAQLLRQANHPRLHALFDFGNMINACEQPLQALANLAPHIRQTHLKGVRVVAEEQGFGHYGVLQGSVEDDLPSARMLFELLMLGEQQPQVIAFILEQENHYVAPAFRQSNEAADPFIAYREMSETPLPAGFTLEQMLAGEQRWANNQVTYVKTLLAELRTLAELTLAA comes from the coding sequence ATGAAAGCACTACAAGAACGCTTCGCTACGTTACTGAACCACAACGCGGACGGCGCTCCCGCGCCGCTGCTGACCCGCGAGTTGGCCACCCGCCTGCTCCAGCGCCTCGACCAGGCACGCCTGTTCGCCCACGCCTATCCGCTGCTGACCAACCTCACCTACGGTGGCCTGACGCCTTTCGACCTGCTCGACTTTGCCTATCGCCATGAATTGGCAGGGCTGAGCCTGCACATGCTCGATGGCGAACACAACAGCCTGTCGCAAATGGATGCTGCACAGCTGCATGCCTTTGCCGCCAAGGCCCGCGCCTTGCAGCTGGATGTGCACCTGGAGATCAGCAGCACGCTCAAGGCTGATGTCGATGCGGCCATCGCCGTGGCCAAGGCCATTGGCACCCGCAACATCCGCGTGTACTCGCGCTACGAAGGCCAACTGTCTCAGGTAATGGACCGCATCAGCGGCGACTTGTTGTACCTGGGCCAACAAGCCGATGCCCATGACCTGCATTTCGATTTCGAGCAGCACGAGGAGCTCAAAAGCGACGAAATCGCGCAACTGCTCCGCCAGGCCAACCACCCGCGCCTGCATGCCCTGTTTGACTTTGGCAACATGATCAATGCTTGTGAGCAACCCCTGCAGGCCCTCGCCAACCTTGCCCCGCACATCCGTCAGACCCACCTCAAAGGTGTTCGCGTGGTTGCCGAAGAACAAGGGTTTGGCCACTACGGTGTGCTTCAGGGTAGCGTCGAAGACGATCTGCCCAGCGCACGCATGCTGTTTGAATTGCTGATGCTCGGCGAACAGCAACCGCAGGTGATCGCCTTCATCCTCGAACAGGAAAACCACTACGTTGCCCCGGCCTTCCGCCAGAGCAACGAAGCTGCCGATCCCTTCATCGCCTACCGGGAAATGAGCGAAACGCCACTGCCTGCAGGTTTCACCCTGGAGCAAATGCTGGCAGGTGAACAGCGTTGGGCCAACAACCAGGTGACCTACGTGAAGACCCTGCTGGCCGAACTGCGCACCCTTGCCGAGCTGACCCTGGCCGCCTGA
- a CDS encoding TauD/TfdA dioxygenase family protein, whose amino-acid sequence MHIEQLTCAIGAEVSGVNLADAVHDDDLFEQLRAQLLKHRVLFLRDQNISRADHVAFARRFGELEDHPVAGSDPEHPGLVQIYKRPDQPADRYENAWHTDATWRDAPPMGCVLRCVECPPVGGDTMWANMVLAYQNLPDEVKQKIEGLRARHSIEASFGANMPIEKRLALKAQYPDAEHPVVRTHPETGEQVLFVNAFTTHFSNYHTPQRVRFGQDANPGASDLLRYLISQAYLPEYQVRWRWKPNSIAIWDNRSTQHYAVMDYPACHRKMERAGIKGDRTF is encoded by the coding sequence ATGCACATCGAACAACTGACCTGTGCCATCGGCGCCGAAGTGTCCGGGGTCAACCTGGCCGATGCGGTACACGATGATGATCTGTTCGAGCAGCTCCGTGCGCAATTGCTCAAGCACCGAGTGCTGTTCTTGCGTGACCAGAACATTAGCCGCGCCGACCATGTGGCATTTGCCCGGCGCTTTGGTGAGCTGGAAGACCATCCAGTAGCCGGCAGCGACCCGGAGCATCCGGGCCTGGTGCAGATCTACAAGCGCCCGGACCAGCCAGCTGATCGTTATGAGAACGCCTGGCACACCGACGCCACCTGGCGTGACGCACCGCCCATGGGCTGTGTGTTGCGCTGTGTGGAGTGCCCGCCCGTGGGTGGTGACACCATGTGGGCGAACATGGTCCTGGCATACCAGAACCTGCCGGATGAGGTGAAACAGAAGATTGAAGGCCTGCGCGCCCGGCACAGCATTGAAGCCAGCTTCGGTGCCAACATGCCGATCGAAAAGCGCCTGGCGCTCAAGGCCCAGTACCCCGATGCCGAGCACCCGGTGGTGCGTACTCATCCGGAGACCGGTGAACAGGTGCTGTTCGTCAACGCCTTCACCACCCATTTCAGCAACTACCACACCCCACAACGGGTGCGGTTCGGCCAGGATGCCAACCCCGGCGCCTCTGATCTGTTGCGCTACCTGATCAGCCAGGCGTACCTGCCTGAGTACCAGGTGCGTTGGCGCTGGAAGCCCAACAGCATTGCGATTTGGGACAACCGCAGCACTCAACACTACGCGGTCATGGATTACCCCGCATGCCACCGCAAGATGGAGCGCGCCGGGATCAAGGGCGACCGCACGTTTTAA